The region CAGCCCATCTGTTTGTGCACGGCGAGCGCCTGCGCGGCAAACGCTTCGTTGATTTCCATCAGGTCGAGATCGGCCGGAGTCCAGCCGGCGCGTTCCAGGCAACGGCGCGAAGCCGGCACCGGGCCCATGCCCATCACCTTCGGATCGACGCCTGCGTTGGCGTAGGCCTTGATGCGCGCGAGCGGCGTGAGGCCGAGCGCTTCGGCTTTCTTCGCCGACATCACGATCACCGCCGCCGCGCCGTCGTTCAGACCCGACGCATTCGCCGCCGTCACAGTGCCTTCCTTCGAGAACGCCGGCTTCAGGCCCGCAAGCGATTCGGCCGTCACGCCATGACGCACGAATTCATCCGTTGCGAAACGCAGCGGCTCGCCCTTACGTTGCGGAATTTCGACCGGCACGATTTCGTCATTGAAGCGGCCCGACTTCTGCGCGGCTTCCGCCTTGTTCTGCGACAGCGCCGCGAACGCGTCCTGTTGCTCGCGCGTGATGCCGTATTCCTTGGCGACGTTTTCCGCCGTCACGCCCATGTGGTACTGGTTGTACACATCCCAGAGGCCGTCGACGATCATCGAGTCGATCAGCTTCGCATCGCCCATGCGGAAACCGTCGCGCGAACCCGGTAGCACGTGCGGCGCCGCGCTCATGTTTTCCTGACCGCCGGCGATCACGATGTCGGCGTCGCCCGCGATGATCGCGTTGGCTGCCAGCATCACGGCCTTCAGACCCGAGCCGCACACCTTGTTGATCGTCATGCCTGGTATGGACGAGGGTAGCCCTGCCTTGATCAGCGACTGACGCGCCGGGTTCTGACCGGAGCCGGCCGTCAACACCTGGCCCAGGATGACTTCGCTCACCTGCTCGGGCTTCAGACCGGCCCGCTCGAGAACGGCGCGAATCACCGTGGCTCCGAGATCGGGCGCGGCGATCTTCGCCAGCGATCCACCGAATTTACCTACTGCCGTACGGGCGGCCGATACGATCACAACATCAGTCATTTCCATATCCTCCGGGCATGTCGGCCAGTTGCGCCGCAGCCCGTCAAGTTAAAAATCTCGTTGATCTTCCGCTCTTACTCAATCAGGCGCTCGTTCAGACCATCCAGCGAAGCGCGCCATGAAATTTCCGCCGTGAGACCTCCGCTGTGAAATCTCATTACACACCACTACTCGCGCTGCCGCACATAACGCCCCGGCGCCGGCTCGATGACCGGGAATTCGGCCGAGCCAGGTTTGGCGCGCGGCTTCACTTTCTTGCCGCCGTACTGATCGAGCCAGTTGGTCCATTCGGGCCACCAGCTGCCGGGTACCTCGGCGGCCTGACCCAGCCACTCGTCCGGGCTTTCAGGCAGCGTCCTGGCGTCGCCTTCCAGCACCCAGTAATTGCGTTTTTTCTTCGCCGGCGGATTGATCACGCCCGCGATATGGCCGGACGCGCCGAGCACGAACTTCAGCGGCCCGGTCAGCAACGGCACTGACGCATACGCAGTTTGCCACGGCACGATATGGTCTTCGCGCGAACCGTAGATGAAAGTCGGCACGTCGATCTTCGACAGGTCGATCGGCTCGCCGCACGTGGTCAACGCACCCGGCTCACGCAGGCGATTCTCGAGATACGTATTGCGCAGATACCAGACGTACATCGGACCCGGCAGACTGGTCGAATCGCTGTTCCAGTACAGCAGATCGAACGGCACCGGCGTGCGCCCTTTGAGGTAGTTGTCGACGACGTAGTTCCACACCAGATCGTTCGGCCGCAGGAACGAGAACGTGTTGGCGAACTCGATGCCGCGCATCAGCCCCGGCGCGCTGCCATTCTTGCCGCCGATGGTCTGCTCGCGCATCTGCACATGCGCTTCGTCGACGAAAATGTCGAGTACGCCCGTGTCCGAGAAGTCGAGCATCGCGGTGAGCAAGGTCATCGACGCAGCCGGATGTTCGCCGCGCGCGGCCGCCACCGCCAGCGCCGTAGCCAGCATCGTACCGCCCACACAAAAACCGAGCGTGTTGATCTGCTCGCGGCCGCTGATATTGCGCACCGTATCGATCGCAGTGAGCACGCCCTCGCCGATGTAATCGTCCCACGTTTTATGCGCAATGGATGCATCCGCGTTGCGCCACGAAATCAGAAACACCTGATGACCCGAATCGAGTCCGTGCGCGACCAGCGAGTTCTCCGGCTGCAGATCGAGAATGTAGAACTTGTTGATGCAAGGCGGCACGATCAACAGTGGCCGTTCGCGCACGGTGGCCGTACGCGGCTTGTACTGGATCAACTGGATCAGGTCGCTTTCGAACACCACCGAGCCTTCGGTGTTCGCTAGATTCTCGCCGACCACGAAACGCGATTCGTCAGTCTGCGAAATTTTGCCGCGCTGCAAGTCGCTGAGCAGGTTCATCACGCCCTGCCGCAAGCTCTCGCCCTGACTATCGAGCAAGGTTTTTTGCGCTTCGGGATTCAAGGCGAAGAAATTGCTCGGCGACGCCGCCGCGGTCCACTGCTGCACCGCAAAGCGAATGCGCTCGCGCACCTTCGGTTCGGTTTCGAGCGCGTCGACCATTTCCTGCAGATAGCGCGCGTTCAACAGATACCATGCGGCGGTGAACGCGTAGGCCGGCGTCGAACTCCACGCGTCGGAACTGAAGCGGCGGTCGTTGAGTTCGGGGATCTTCGTCGTGGAAGCGGCTGCCTGCTGGATCAACTCCATCGCCTCGCGGGAATAATCGGCTTGCAGCTTTTGCAGACGCTCCGATGGGATCGCCGCGCTTGGGACATTGAGCCCGGCGAATGACGGCAGCGGCGGCATCGACGACATGGATGCCGCGGCCGCCTTGCTGAAGTCCGGCATGCCGGGAAACGATGGCATCTGCGGTATCTGCATCGACATTTGCGGCATTGAGAAAGGCGCGCCATTGCCGCCGGGCGGTGCGCCGAGCGAACGCCATGCGTTCATCCAGGCGTCGAATAACTGCTGCATGCCGGCGGCTGAAGGTGCGCCGCTCGTACCGGCCTGCTGCGTATGCTCCGTCGAGGAGTCCGTGCTAGGGGAAGCTGAGGAATGTGATGCTGCCATACCTGCTTTTGACCGATAAGTCCTTGCGGACGGGTTGAGAGGCAGGTTTTGCGCACGTGGGCGATTGCTCGCGACCTCGTCACGCCCTGTCCCTTGTACGAGGAGCTAGGAGGAACATTCTTGCTCCCCATCGCAAGGCATGTCAATGCTTGTTCCCGATTTTGCCGCAGTGCGATACTTTTTTAATTATCGTTTTCCCTGTGTAGCAGATCGCGCTTTCGGCACGCGCCTCGAAAAACAGATTCGCCAAGGAAACAAGCTCCCATACGGCATAGGTTTAAGTGCGTTTATCCGTTCGTGTGCCAATGCTTTTCGCGGCAGATTTACGCATATCCGACGAATTCCGGCAGCGCAGCAAAAAAGCCTGCTGCGCCTCCGAACAAACCCTCATACGCGTCCCCGTAGGCATGCGCTGCGTTCGCTAACGCACACGTGACTGCACTGGAGACTGCCACGCCTGCCAGGCGGTGCACCCGCTAGTCCGCGATCGTCTGCGCCTGATCGTCCAGCCAGATCAGCGCGGCCATGCGGCCTGTTTCGCGATCGCGGCGATAGGAATAGAAACGCTCACGTTGCGTGACCGTACAAAGGTCGCCGCCGACAATCCGGGTTACGCCGAGCCGCTGCAAACGCAAGCGCGCGAGCGCCGCGAGATTGGCCAAATACTTGCCTGCATTTTGCGGATGCGGAACGAACGCATCGGCAGTGGCGTCGCGTTGTGTACCGTCAACACCGTTCATGAAGGCGTCACGCACGTCTGCGCCGACCTCGAAAGCATCGGGTCCAATCGCCGGACCGAGGTAGGCATAGAGCGATGCTGCCTCGACGCCCGCGAGATCGGCGACGCGCTGCGCCGTCTGTTCGACGATGCCTGCCGCGAGGCCTCGCCACCCCGCATGAGCCGCGCCGACCGCGCGGCCCGCTTCATCGCACAACAACACCGGCATGCAATCGGCAACCATCACGACGCATACCGTGCCGGGCCGGTCGGTCACGCTGGCATCGGCCCGCGTCGGCGCGCCGCTCGCG is a window of Paraburkholderia sp. IMGN_8 DNA encoding:
- the pgeF gene encoding peptidoglycan editing factor PgeF — its product is MSLPELTFADVVQPAWNVSPRVRALVTTRNGGMSQPPFGRWVDGVDQPGGLNLGMKAGDDPAAVATNRARLLALAGVGEAAWLEQIHGAGIVRAEDVLAQARASGAPTRADASVTDRPGTVCVVMVADCMPVLLCDEAGRAVGAAHAGWRGLAAGIVEQTAQRVADLAGVEAASLYAYLGPAIGPDAFEVGADVRDAFMNGVDGTQRDATADAFVPHPQNAGKYLANLAALARLRLQRLGVTRIVGGDLCTVTQRERFYSYRRDRETGRMAALIWLDDQAQTIAD
- the phaC gene encoding class I poly(R)-hydroxyalkanoic acid synthase — its product is MQQLFDAWMNAWRSLGAPPGGNGAPFSMPQMSMQIPQMPSFPGMPDFSKAAAASMSSMPPLPSFAGLNVPSAAIPSERLQKLQADYSREAMELIQQAAASTTKIPELNDRRFSSDAWSSTPAYAFTAAWYLLNARYLQEMVDALETEPKVRERIRFAVQQWTAAASPSNFFALNPEAQKTLLDSQGESLRQGVMNLLSDLQRGKISQTDESRFVVGENLANTEGSVVFESDLIQLIQYKPRTATVRERPLLIVPPCINKFYILDLQPENSLVAHGLDSGHQVFLISWRNADASIAHKTWDDYIGEGVLTAIDTVRNISGREQINTLGFCVGGTMLATALAVAAARGEHPAASMTLLTAMLDFSDTGVLDIFVDEAHVQMREQTIGGKNGSAPGLMRGIEFANTFSFLRPNDLVWNYVVDNYLKGRTPVPFDLLYWNSDSTSLPGPMYVWYLRNTYLENRLREPGALTTCGEPIDLSKIDVPTFIYGSREDHIVPWQTAYASVPLLTGPLKFVLGASGHIAGVINPPAKKKRNYWVLEGDARTLPESPDEWLGQAAEVPGSWWPEWTNWLDQYGGKKVKPRAKPGSAEFPVIEPAPGRYVRQRE
- a CDS encoding acetyl-CoA C-acetyltransferase, coding for MTDVVIVSAARTAVGKFGGSLAKIAAPDLGATVIRAVLERAGLKPEQVSEVILGQVLTAGSGQNPARQSLIKAGLPSSIPGMTINKVCGSGLKAVMLAANAIIAGDADIVIAGGQENMSAAPHVLPGSRDGFRMGDAKLIDSMIVDGLWDVYNQYHMGVTAENVAKEYGITREQQDAFAALSQNKAEAAQKSGRFNDEIVPVEIPQRKGEPLRFATDEFVRHGVTAESLAGLKPAFSKEGTVTAANASGLNDGAAAVIVMSAKKAEALGLTPLARIKAYANAGVDPKVMGMGPVPASRRCLERAGWTPADLDLMEINEAFAAQALAVHKQMGWDTSKVNVNGGAIAIGHPIGASGCRILVTLLHEMQKRDAKRGLASLCIGGGMGVALAVERA